One Defluviimonas sp. SAOS-178_SWC DNA window includes the following coding sequences:
- a CDS encoding 4Fe-4S binding protein translates to MRLFGPLIAALTLLAAPVFAGGVGIAPDAIAPSVPDAAIAAEIFGAGDLSVTRDEAGVPGWTVRRDGSVVGHIGSTWEIAGSVGYSGRPLDVLVGISPDARIAGARLMQHNEPVLTLGISDADIAAYVNGFAGYDLTAPRDVALAKTPGLPDVISRATVSTGVIRDGILRTARTLAIGRGILAAGGGIDRLGFVPADWPELVQSGALGEVRVTLSEAAAALAGAKVPVPEGEGDFLHLWGGLVDPPSVGQNLLGQQVFTSAIGAMGAGETELIVISSGLQSHRGTDWRKTGVFDRVTIVQGDTRHQPDEASYRMVRKLAVEGAPPVKEISLFRLPATIDPMQPFRVEVTATRPTDSGEVAMTIGADYRLPDAYRLAPPPEPEPLWREIWEAKRVETGIVAAMLAVLTLILFAQEWITRRPKLWLIGRAGFLATTLFVLGWGLNGQLSVVQVVAFVHSLLTGFRWETFLIEPVIFLLWSFTALGMLFWGRGVYCGWLCPFGALQELTNLAARRLGVKQVAVPQALHERLWVIKYTLFMAILALSFYSMHDALVLAEAEPFKTAISLRMMRAWPFVAFVLVLLGAGLFVERFFCRYLCPLGAGIAIPAKLKIFDWLKRRPQCGRECRLCETKCTVGAIDPLGRINANECVLCLRCQVVMNDPGTCPVLKRRARAEAPGGGQ, encoded by the coding sequence ATGCGCCTTTTCGGTCCGCTCATCGCAGCGCTGACGCTTCTCGCCGCTCCGGTTTTTGCCGGGGGGGTGGGGATTGCGCCTGACGCGATCGCTCCTTCCGTTCCCGATGCCGCGATTGCCGCCGAGATCTTTGGCGCGGGCGATCTGTCGGTGACGCGCGACGAGGCCGGTGTCCCCGGCTGGACCGTGCGGCGGGACGGCAGCGTCGTCGGCCATATCGGCTCGACCTGGGAAATCGCCGGGTCGGTCGGCTATTCGGGGCGGCCGCTCGACGTCCTTGTGGGGATTTCTCCGGATGCGCGGATCGCGGGGGCGCGGCTGATGCAGCACAACGAGCCGGTGCTGACGCTGGGCATCTCGGACGCCGACATCGCCGCCTACGTGAACGGATTCGCGGGCTACGACCTGACAGCGCCGCGCGATGTGGCGCTCGCGAAAACGCCGGGCCTTCCGGATGTGATCTCGCGCGCGACGGTTTCGACCGGTGTCATCCGCGATGGCATCCTCAGGACCGCCCGCACGCTTGCGATAGGGCGGGGTATTCTGGCTGCGGGGGGCGGAATCGACCGGTTGGGTTTTGTCCCTGCCGACTGGCCCGAGCTGGTTCAGTCCGGCGCGCTCGGCGAGGTCCGAGTCACCCTGAGCGAGGCCGCTGCGGCGCTTGCCGGCGCCAAGGTGCCTGTGCCGGAAGGCGAGGGGGATTTCCTCCACCTCTGGGGTGGCCTCGTCGATCCGCCCTCGGTCGGCCAGAACCTTCTCGGCCAGCAGGTCTTCACCTCGGCTATCGGCGCGATGGGCGCGGGCGAGACCGAGTTGATCGTGATCTCTTCGGGTCTCCAGTCCCATCGTGGCACCGACTGGCGCAAAACCGGGGTCTTCGACCGCGTGACCATCGTCCAGGGCGATACCCGTCACCAGCCGGACGAGGCGAGCTACCGGATGGTCAGGAAGCTGGCCGTCGAAGGCGCTCCGCCGGTGAAGGAGATCAGCCTGTTCCGCCTTCCGGCCACCATCGACCCGATGCAGCCCTTCCGCGTCGAGGTGACCGCGACCCGACCCACGGACAGCGGCGAGGTGGCGATGACCATCGGCGCGGATTACCGCCTGCCCGACGCCTACCGGCTTGCCCCGCCGCCCGAACCGGAACCCCTTTGGCGCGAGATCTGGGAGGCGAAGCGGGTTGAAACGGGGATCGTCGCGGCAATGCTCGCGGTCCTGACGCTGATCCTTTTTGCGCAGGAATGGATCACGCGGCGGCCGAAACTCTGGCTGATCGGCCGGGCCGGGTTCCTCGCGACGACGCTCTTCGTCCTCGGCTGGGGGCTGAACGGCCAGTTGTCGGTGGTTCAGGTCGTGGCCTTCGTCCACTCTCTCCTGACCGGCTTCCGGTGGGAGACCTTCCTGATCGAGCCGGTGATCTTCCTCCTTTGGTCTTTCACGGCGCTCGGCATGCTTTTCTGGGGGCGGGGGGTCTATTGCGGCTGGCTCTGCCCGTTCGGCGCGTTGCAGGAGCTGACGAACCTCGCCGCGCGCCGGCTTGGCGTGAAGCAGGTCGCCGTGCCGCAGGCGCTGCACGAGCGGCTCTGGGTGATCAAGTATACGCTCTTCATGGCGATCCTCGCGCTGTCGTTCTACTCGATGCACGATGCGCTGGTGCTGGCCGAGGCGGAACCGTTCAAGACCGCCATCTCGCTTCGCATGATGCGCGCCTGGCCCTTCGTGGCCTTCGTCCTCGTCCTTCTCGGCGCCGGTCTTTTCGTCGAGCGGTTCTTCTGCCGCTATCTCTGCCCGCTCGGCGCGGGGATCGCGATTCCGGCGAAACTGAAGATCTTCGACTGGCTGAAGCGGCGCCCGCAATGCGGCCGGGAATG
- a CDS encoding cytochrome D1 domain-containing protein, with protein MTSRANRARRVLLSSAALTLALIAGPVLAQEKPKDHADGPAAAYEPSMTTLGQLKVEIPGRKPDDPVMTAEEFQSATQIYFERCAGCHGVLRKGATGKPLTTDITRANGYDYLQSFITYGSPAGMPNWGTSGELTEEQVDLMARYLLLEPPAPPEWGMPEMRESWKVIVAPEDRPKEKMNDIDIDNLMSVTLRDAGQVALIDGGTYEIKAVIDTGYAVHISRISASGRYLFVIGRDGLVNMIDLWMETPATVASLKIGIEARSVETSKFEGYEDKFAIAGAYWPPQYVIMDGDTLEPLKIVSTRGNIYDEQVYHPEPRVASILSSHYKPEFIVNVKETGKILFVDYTDLKNLKTVEIEAERFLHDGGFDSTHRYFLVAANARGKIAVVDTKEDKLTALVETGGQTPHPGRGANFTHPVFGPVWSTSHLGDETVALIGTDPEGHPDEAWKVVDSFYALGGGSLFIKTHPQSDHLYVDAPLNPDAETSASVAVFTISAMTADADPEFQTLPIGEWAGIAEGQPRVVQPEFNKEGTEVWFSVWNGKTQESAIVIVDDKTLELKEVIKDPRLVTPTGKFNVLNTREDVY; from the coding sequence ATGACATCCCGAGCCAACCGCGCCAGGAGGGTGTTGCTGAGCAGCGCTGCCCTGACGCTTGCCCTGATCGCAGGCCCCGTGCTTGCGCAGGAAAAGCCCAAGGACCACGCCGACGGCCCCGCCGCCGCGTATGAACCGTCCATGACCACGCTCGGTCAGCTGAAGGTCGAGATTCCCGGCCGCAAGCCCGACGACCCGGTGATGACCGCCGAGGAGTTCCAGTCGGCCACGCAGATCTATTTCGAGCGTTGCGCCGGCTGCCACGGCGTCCTGCGCAAGGGCGCGACCGGCAAGCCGCTCACGACCGACATCACCCGCGCGAACGGTTACGATTACCTGCAGAGCTTCATCACCTACGGCTCCCCGGCCGGCATGCCGAACTGGGGCACCTCGGGCGAGCTGACCGAAGAGCAGGTGGACCTGATGGCCCGCTATCTCCTCCTCGAACCGCCGGCGCCGCCAGAATGGGGCATGCCGGAGATGCGCGAAAGCTGGAAGGTCATCGTCGCGCCGGAAGATCGGCCGAAAGAGAAGATGAACGATATCGACATCGACAACCTGATGTCGGTGACGCTGCGCGACGCGGGCCAGGTCGCCCTGATCGACGGCGGCACCTATGAGATCAAGGCGGTGATCGACACCGGCTACGCGGTCCATATCAGCCGCATCTCGGCCTCGGGCCGCTACCTCTTCGTGATCGGCCGCGACGGTCTCGTCAACATGATCGACCTCTGGATGGAGACGCCCGCGACGGTTGCCTCGCTCAAGATCGGCATCGAGGCGCGGTCGGTCGAAACCTCCAAGTTCGAAGGCTACGAGGACAAGTTCGCGATCGCCGGCGCCTACTGGCCGCCGCAATACGTGATCATGGACGGCGACACGCTGGAGCCGCTCAAGATCGTCTCGACCCGGGGCAATATCTACGACGAACAGGTTTACCACCCGGAACCCCGCGTGGCGTCGATCCTGTCGTCGCACTACAAGCCCGAATTCATCGTGAACGTGAAGGAAACCGGCAAGATCCTCTTCGTCGACTATACCGACCTGAAGAACCTCAAGACGGTCGAGATCGAGGCGGAGCGCTTCCTGCATGACGGCGGCTTCGACAGCACGCACCGCTACTTCCTCGTCGCGGCGAACGCGCGCGGCAAGATCGCGGTCGTCGACACCAAGGAAGACAAGCTGACCGCGCTGGTCGAGACCGGGGGCCAGACGCCGCATCCGGGACGGGGGGCGAACTTCACGCACCCGGTTTTCGGCCCGGTCTGGTCGACCTCGCACCTCGGCGACGAAACGGTGGCGCTGATCGGCACCGATCCCGAAGGGCATCCCGACGAGGCCTGGAAGGTCGTCGACAGCTTCTATGCGCTCGGCGGCGGGTCCTTGTTCATCAAGACCCATCCGCAGTCCGACCACCTCTATGTCGACGCGCCCTTGAACCCGGATGCGGAAACCTCGGCCTCGGTGGCGGTCTTCACGATCTCGGCGATGACCGCCGATGCCGATCCGGAATTCCAGACTCTGCCGATCGGCGAATGGGCCGGCATCGCGGAAGGCCAGCCGCGCGTGGTGCAGCCGGAATTCAACAAGGAAGGCACCGAGGTCTGGTTCTCCGTCTGGAACGGCAAGACCCAGGAAAGCGCCATCGTTATTGTCGATGACAAGACGCTGGAGCTGAAGGAGGTGATCAAGGACCCGCGCCTTGTGACCCCGACCGGCAAGTTCAACGTCCTGAACACCCGGGAAGACGTCTACTGA
- the cobA gene encoding uroporphyrinogen-III C-methyltransferase, with the protein MKDLTTGKVFLIGAGPGDPELLTLKALRLIREADVVVFDRLVSDEIMALIPKETRLIDVGKMAGRHKVPQHGINALLVDLAREGLTVVRLKGGDPLIFGRGSEEAEVLRAEGIPVAYVPGITSAQGAAASTGVPLTHRGLATGVRYVTGHRAKDARLDLDWASLASEETTLVVYMGAANIAEIAFQLMRHGLPASLPVMAVASATTPREARIVSTLGTVATDIATTAPEAPVLFVIGHVVSLYDQVALADALACDGAGMAAYA; encoded by the coding sequence ATGAAAGACCTTACCACAGGCAAAGTCTTCCTCATCGGCGCGGGGCCGGGCGATCCGGAGCTTCTGACGCTCAAGGCGCTCAGGCTCATCCGCGAGGCCGATGTGGTGGTCTTTGACCGGCTCGTCTCGGACGAGATCATGGCGCTGATCCCGAAGGAAACAAGGCTGATCGACGTGGGCAAGATGGCCGGCCGCCACAAGGTGCCGCAGCACGGCATCAACGCGCTTCTCGTCGACCTCGCGCGCGAAGGCCTTACGGTCGTGCGCCTGAAGGGCGGCGATCCCCTCATCTTCGGGCGCGGCTCCGAAGAGGCGGAGGTCCTGCGGGCGGAGGGCATCCCCGTCGCCTATGTGCCGGGGATCACCTCCGCCCAGGGGGCGGCGGCCTCGACCGGCGTGCCGCTGACCCATCGCGGCCTCGCCACCGGCGTGCGCTACGTCACCGGCCACCGCGCAAAGGATGCGCGGCTCGACCTCGACTGGGCCTCGCTTGCGAGCGAGGAGACGACGCTCGTCGTCTACATGGGGGCGGCCAACATCGCGGAAATCGCCTTCCAGCTCATGCGGCACGGGCTTCCCGCCTCGCTTCCCGTCATGGCGGTCGCCTCGGCCACGACCCCGCGCGAGGCGCGCATCGTCTCCACCCTCGGGACCGTCGCCACCGACATCGCCACGACCGCGCCGGAGGCGCCGGTGCTTTTCGTCATCGGCCACGTCGTCTCGCTTTACGATCAGGTCGCACTCGCCGACGCGCTTGCCTGCGATGGCGCCGGGATGGCGGCCTATGCGTAG
- a CDS encoding c-type cytochrome: protein MRSLVALLALSLPAVAEVSPERATKLENIVIQDCGSCHGLTLKGGLGSALTPDMLAHAEPQGLAAIILDGVPGTAMPRWRPVLSEEDALWIADYLKGRPE, encoded by the coding sequence ATGCGTAGCCTCGTCGCCCTTCTCGCGCTGAGTCTGCCGGCAGTGGCGGAAGTCAGCCCCGAGCGGGCGACGAAACTCGAAAACATCGTGATCCAGGATTGCGGCTCCTGCCACGGGCTGACGCTGAAGGGCGGGCTCGGCTCCGCGCTCACGCCCGACATGCTCGCCCATGCCGAACCGCAAGGTCTGGCCGCGATCATCCTCGACGGTGTGCCCGGCACCGCGATGCCGCGCTGGCGGCCGGTCCTGTCGGAAGAGGATGCGCTCTGGATCGCGGACTATCTGAAAGGACGCCCCGAATGA
- a CDS encoding cytochrome D1 domain-containing protein yields the protein MKALVAALLLAAAAPALADEPCCATGDLGLVVERATGSLLVVDRSDHAALGRIEGLGDLSHASLTYSPDERFAYVFGRDGGLTKVDMLTRTIAKRIVQAGNSIGGAISDDGKLIAVSNYEPGGVKVFDAETLDPVADIPLNAKTIGLVDVPGRRFVWSTWDSGEAWMADFSTPDMALTKLGDVGANPFDAVLTDDAHTYLIGLFGEKGVTAIDLWDDQPAPVRFLKDYGKTEDDLPVYKMPHLQGWAFTEGQYVLPAVGQHELLWVDRTSLEEVARTPVHGQPVFIIAQPGSPYVWVNFATPLNDTVQVVDSRTHEVVKTLNPGAAVLHMEFAPRGAEVWISARDDNRVMIYDTHSYKVTGEIAAESPSGIFFTARAHRTGL from the coding sequence ATGAAAGCCCTTGTCGCCGCCCTTCTCCTGGCCGCTGCCGCCCCTGCCCTCGCGGACGAGCCCTGTTGCGCCACCGGCGATCTCGGGCTGGTGGTCGAGCGCGCGACCGGATCGCTTCTGGTCGTCGACCGCTCCGATCATGCGGCCCTCGGCCGGATCGAAGGGCTCGGGGATCTCAGCCACGCCTCGCTCACCTACAGCCCCGACGAGCGTTTCGCCTATGTCTTCGGCCGCGACGGCGGGCTGACCAAGGTCGACATGCTGACCCGCACCATCGCGAAGCGGATCGTCCAGGCCGGAAACTCCATCGGCGGGGCGATCTCCGACGACGGCAAGCTGATCGCGGTATCGAACTACGAACCCGGCGGCGTGAAGGTCTTCGACGCGGAGACGCTCGACCCGGTGGCCGACATCCCGCTCAACGCCAAGACCATCGGCCTCGTCGACGTGCCCGGCCGGCGCTTCGTCTGGTCGACCTGGGATTCCGGGGAAGCCTGGATGGCGGATTTTTCGACACCCGACATGGCGCTGACCAAGCTCGGCGATGTTGGTGCCAATCCTTTCGACGCGGTCCTGACCGACGATGCCCACACGTACCTTATCGGGCTTTTCGGCGAAAAGGGCGTGACCGCCATCGACCTTTGGGACGACCAACCGGCACCGGTGCGATTCCTCAAGGATTACGGCAAAACCGAGGACGACCTGCCGGTCTACAAGATGCCGCATCTTCAGGGCTGGGCTTTCACCGAAGGTCAGTACGTCCTTCCCGCCGTCGGCCAGCACGAACTCCTCTGGGTCGACCGGACGAGCCTTGAGGAGGTCGCGCGGACACCCGTTCATGGCCAGCCGGTCTTCATTATCGCCCAGCCCGGCTCGCCTTACGTCTGGGTGAACTTCGCTACCCCGCTCAATGACACCGTTCAGGTCGTGGACAGCCGCACGCATGAGGTTGTGAAGACCCTCAACCCCGGCGCTGCCGTCCTCCACATGGAATTCGCGCCGCGCGGCGCCGAGGTCTGGATCTCGGCCCGCGACGACAACCGCGTGATGATCTACGACACCCACAGCTACAAGGTGACGGGCGAGATCGCGGCCGAAAGCCCTTCCGGCATCTTCTTCACCGCGCGCGCGCACCGGACGGGGCTCTGA
- the ahbB gene encoding siroheme decarboxylase subunit beta: MLDRLDPIDRRLLDEFQRDLPLVPQPFAAIGAALGVSEDEVISRLEQLGARGMVARVGATVRPNTAGASTLAAMAVPEDRIDEVADIVGAEPGVNHSYLREDDWNLWFVATAPDTAALEASLGRISAKSGLRVLDLRLVRPFNIDLGFRLDARARAAMPESRATRLAVLESADRPILQALTEGLPLVSRPFAAVAQRIGRPEVEVIARIATLSGAGILTRVGVIVRHRAIGWAANAMVVWDLPENRIAAAGPALARLCGVTLCYQRRTVPGLWDFPLYSMIHARSRAEAEEVLAEAAALPELAGAPHRALFSLRCFKQTGALLKADAA, encoded by the coding sequence ATGCTCGACCGGCTCGACCCCATCGACCGCCGCCTTCTGGACGAGTTCCAGCGCGACCTGCCGCTGGTGCCGCAGCCCTTCGCCGCCATCGGGGCGGCACTGGGCGTCAGCGAGGACGAGGTGATCTCGCGGCTGGAGCAGCTTGGCGCGCGCGGCATGGTCGCCCGGGTCGGCGCCACCGTTCGGCCGAACACCGCCGGCGCCTCGACCCTCGCCGCGATGGCGGTGCCGGAGGACCGCATCGACGAGGTCGCGGACATCGTCGGGGCCGAGCCGGGGGTCAACCATTCCTACCTGCGCGAGGACGACTGGAACCTCTGGTTCGTCGCCACCGCGCCCGACACCGCCGCGCTCGAGGCATCGCTCGGCCGGATCTCCGCGAAAAGCGGCCTTCGCGTCCTCGACCTGCGGCTGGTCCGCCCCTTCAACATCGACCTCGGCTTCCGCCTTGACGCCCGCGCGCGCGCGGCGATGCCCGAGTCCCGCGCGACACGTCTTGCGGTTCTCGAATCCGCGGACCGACCCATCCTTCAGGCATTGACCGAGGGACTGCCGCTCGTCTCCCGCCCGTTTGCCGCCGTGGCGCAGCGGATCGGCCGGCCAGAAGTCGAGGTCATCGCCCGGATCGCCACCCTCTCGGGGGCTGGCATCCTCACCCGTGTCGGGGTCATCGTCCGCCACCGCGCCATCGGCTGGGCGGCCAACGCGATGGTCGTCTGGGACCTGCCCGAGAACAGGATCGCCGCCGCCGGCCCGGCCCTCGCACGGCTTTGCGGCGTGACGCTGTGTTACCAGCGGCGCACCGTGCCGGGGCTCTGGGACTTTCCGCTCTATTCGATGATCCATGCCCGCAGCCGCGCCGAGGCCGAGGAGGTCCTGGCGGAGGCCGCCGCACTCCCCGAACTTGCCGGCGCGCCGCACCGGGCGCTCTTCTCGCTTCGCTGCTTCAAGCAGACCGGCGCGCTTCTGAAGGCGGATGCGGCATGA
- a CDS encoding Lrp/AsnC family transcriptional regulator — MRRTALSPDALDATDRAILNALQDGFPLAPHPFAKAGEALGISEEDLIARIRNLREEGAITRFGPFFDAEAMGGAFCLCAMSVPEDRFDAVVTLVNAHPEVAHNYERAHRLNMWFVLATDQPEGIERMAQEIEAETGLTVLRFPKLKEFFIGFRVKA, encoded by the coding sequence ATGAGACGGACAGCGCTTTCCCCGGACGCGCTCGACGCCACCGACCGGGCGATCCTGAACGCGCTCCAGGACGGTTTCCCCCTGGCCCCCCACCCCTTTGCAAAGGCCGGCGAGGCGCTCGGCATCAGCGAGGAGGACCTGATCGCCCGGATCAGGAACCTGCGCGAGGAAGGCGCCATCACGCGCTTCGGCCCGTTCTTCGACGCCGAGGCGATGGGCGGGGCCTTCTGCCTCTGCGCCATGTCGGTGCCCGAGGACCGGTTTGACGCGGTCGTGACTTTGGTCAATGCCCATCCGGAAGTCGCGCACAATTATGAACGCGCCCACCGGCTCAACATGTGGTTCGTTCTTGCGACCGACCAGCCGGAGGGCATCGAACGGATGGCGCAGGAGATCGAGGCCGAAACCGGGCTCACGGTGCTGCGTTTTCCGAAACTGAAGGAATTCTTCATTGGTTTCCGGGTGAAGGCATGA
- the ahbB gene encoding siroheme decarboxylase subunit beta, with protein sequence MTIDATDRRLINATQGGLPLTPEPYAEVARWLGLGEDEVIDRMRSMQERGVIRRIALAPNHYALGVTANGMSVWDVEDGRAETLGARVGALDFVSHSYLRPRALPDWPYNLFAMVHGRDRDEVEAKRAEIAELLGGACRANDILYSTRILKKTGLRLREGS encoded by the coding sequence ATGACGATCGACGCGACGGACCGGCGCCTCATCAACGCCACCCAGGGCGGCCTGCCGCTGACGCCGGAGCCCTATGCCGAGGTCGCCCGCTGGCTCGGCCTCGGCGAGGACGAAGTGATCGACCGGATGAGATCCATGCAGGAGCGCGGCGTGATCCGCCGCATCGCGCTCGCGCCCAATCACTACGCGCTTGGTGTCACCGCCAACGGCATGAGCGTCTGGGACGTCGAGGATGGCCGCGCCGAAACACTTGGCGCCCGTGTCGGCGCGCTCGACTTTGTCAGCCACAGCTATCTGCGGCCGCGCGCACTGCCGGACTGGCCCTACAATCTCTTCGCGATGGTCCACGGTCGCGACCGCGACGAGGTGGAGGCCAAGCGCGCCGAGATCGCGGAGCTTCTGGGCGGTGCCTGCCGGGCGAACGACATCCTCTATTCCACCCGCATCCTCAAGAAGACCGGACTGCGGCTGAGGGAAGGAAGCTGA
- the nirJ gene encoding heme d1 biosynthesis radical SAM protein NirJ — translation MFRLTQYMHELVAPTPVRRRSGPVKPVVIWNLTRRCNLRCRHCYTTSADVPFPGELSHDQAMGVLDDLSAFRIPALILSGGEPLSRFDFFELAERARALNFRHLSLSTNGTRVAEHADRIADLGFDYVGISLDGIGAVNDWFRGVEGAFDDALAGVRACKAKGIKVGLRFTITEDNAHTLTDMLDLCEAEGVDKFYLSHLVYAGRGDKHRGDDTAHARTRAAMDIIIDRAWDAVENGRPLEIVTGNNDADAVWFLRWAEGRFDAAKVAHVRDHLEAWGGNSSGLGVANIDPQGKVHPDTYWSDYTVGSVKEMPFSALWTGADPMLATLRQRPRPLKGRCGACAFQPVCGGNTRIRALQVTGDPWAEDPACYLSNAEIGIEDAARLTVTPFRGKSHDPAHRFL, via the coding sequence ATGTTCCGACTGACGCAATACATGCATGAACTCGTGGCGCCGACGCCAGTCCGCCGCCGCTCGGGGCCGGTCAAGCCGGTGGTGATCTGGAACCTGACCCGGCGCTGCAACCTGCGCTGCCGGCACTGCTACACGACCTCGGCCGACGTGCCCTTCCCTGGCGAACTCAGCCATGATCAGGCGATGGGTGTCCTCGACGACCTCTCGGCCTTCCGCATTCCCGCGCTGATCCTGTCCGGCGGCGAACCCCTCAGCCGTTTCGACTTCTTCGAACTGGCCGAACGCGCGAGGGCGTTGAACTTCCGCCACCTCAGCCTCTCGACCAACGGCACGCGGGTGGCCGAGCACGCCGACCGCATCGCCGATCTCGGCTTCGACTATGTCGGCATCTCGCTCGACGGGATCGGCGCGGTGAACGACTGGTTCCGGGGCGTGGAGGGTGCATTCGACGATGCGCTCGCCGGTGTCCGCGCCTGCAAGGCGAAGGGGATCAAGGTCGGGTTGCGGTTCACGATCACAGAGGACAATGCCCACACACTCACGGACATGCTTGACCTCTGCGAGGCGGAAGGGGTGGACAAGTTCTACCTCTCCCACCTCGTCTATGCGGGCCGGGGCGACAAGCACCGGGGCGACGATACCGCCCATGCCCGCACGCGCGCGGCGATGGACATCATCATCGACCGGGCCTGGGACGCCGTCGAGAACGGCCGACCGCTGGAAATCGTCACCGGCAACAACGACGCCGACGCGGTCTGGTTCCTGCGCTGGGCGGAAGGCCGGTTCGATGCCGCGAAAGTGGCGCATGTCCGCGATCATCTGGAAGCCTGGGGCGGCAATTCCTCCGGCCTCGGCGTCGCCAATATCGACCCGCAGGGCAAGGTCCATCCCGACACCTACTGGTCCGACTACACGGTCGGATCGGTGAAGGAGATGCCCTTCTCCGCGCTCTGGACCGGCGCCGACCCGATGCTGGCGACCCTTCGCCAGCGGCCGCGCCCCCTGAAAGGCCGGTGCGGCGCCTGCGCCTTCCAGCCCGTCTGCGGCGGCAATACCCGTATCCGCGCGCTTCAGGTCACGGGCGATCCCTGGGCCGAGGACCCGGCCTGCTATCTCAGCAACGCCGAGATCGGCATCGAGGATGCCGCGCGGCTGACCGTCACGCCCTTCCGAGGCAAGAGCCATGATCCGGCACATCGTTTTCTGTAG
- a CDS encoding cytochrome D1 domain-containing protein: MIRHIVFCSSLAAMPALAAPSGAALFSQHCASCHAETRLGGTGPALIPEALGRIKGEALEEIIAKGRVATQMPAFADTLSPEDIVAIAAYIGEPLAERPDWQPADIDATREMRADYTPAPAPVFTADPMNITLVVETGDHHVSVLDGDTFEVLDRFPTPFAVHGGPKFSPDGRYVFIMSRDGWVEKYDIWSLHEVGRVRAGLNSRNIAMSHDGKWLAVANYLPNTLTILSTEDLSVAKVLDVAGREGAPSRVSAVYQAPDRKSFVLALKDVPEIWEIATDPEAGPYHDGFVHSYEKGMEEGLAAEQGLFARRRIVIGAPIDDFFFDPGYRNLIGTNREGDKGVVVNLDVGREVAELPLPGMPHLGSGISWMRDGRRVMAAPHLREGVLSVIDMKTWEVVKTIPTDGPGFFLRSHDASPYFWADVFFGPHKDEMHVIDKDTLEIVKTLRPAPGKTVAHVEFTKDGAYALVSIWEDDGAVIVYDAKTLEEVKRLPMKKPSGKYNVWNKITFEDGTSH; the protein is encoded by the coding sequence ATGATCCGGCACATCGTTTTCTGTAGTTCCCTCGCCGCTATGCCGGCGCTTGCCGCGCCTTCGGGCGCGGCTCTTTTCTCTCAACACTGCGCCTCCTGCCATGCCGAGACCCGGCTTGGCGGCACGGGCCCGGCGCTGATCCCCGAAGCGCTCGGCCGGATCAAGGGCGAGGCGCTGGAGGAGATCATCGCGAAGGGCCGCGTGGCAACGCAGATGCCCGCCTTCGCCGACACCCTGTCGCCCGAGGATATCGTGGCCATCGCCGCCTATATCGGCGAACCTCTCGCCGAACGGCCCGACTGGCAGCCCGCCGATATCGACGCGACGCGCGAGATGCGGGCCGACTATACTCCGGCACCGGCCCCGGTCTTCACCGCCGATCCGATGAACATCACGCTCGTCGTGGAAACCGGGGACCACCATGTCAGCGTCCTCGACGGCGACACGTTCGAGGTGCTCGACCGGTTCCCGACGCCCTTCGCGGTGCATGGCGGTCCGAAATTCTCGCCCGACGGGCGTTATGTCTTCATCATGTCGCGCGACGGCTGGGTTGAGAAATACGATATCTGGTCGCTCCACGAAGTGGGCCGGGTCCGTGCCGGCCTGAACTCCCGCAACATCGCGATGAGCCATGACGGCAAATGGCTCGCCGTCGCCAACTACCTGCCCAATACCCTGACGATCCTCTCGACCGAGGATCTGAGCGTGGCGAAGGTGCTCGACGTCGCGGGTCGCGAAGGGGCGCCGTCCCGCGTCTCGGCCGTCTATCAGGCGCCCGACCGCAAGAGCTTCGTCCTCGCCCTCAAGGACGTGCCGGAGATCTGGGAGATCGCGACGGACCCGGAGGCGGGCCCCTATCACGACGGCTTCGTCCACAGCTACGAAAAGGGGATGGAGGAAGGGCTGGCCGCCGAACAGGGCCTTTTCGCCCGCCGGCGGATCGTGATCGGGGCGCCGATCGACGATTTCTTCTTCGACCCCGGCTACCGCAACCTCATCGGCACCAACCGCGAGGGCGACAAGGGCGTCGTCGTCAATCTTGACGTCGGGCGCGAGGTGGCGGAGCTTCCGCTGCCCGGCATGCCGCATCTCGGTTCCGGCATCAGCTGGATGCGCGACGGCCGCCGCGTGATGGCGGCGCCGCATCTGCGCGAAGGCGTCCTGAGCGTCATCGACATGAAGACCTGGGAGGTGGTGAAGACCATTCCGACCGACGGGCCCGGCTTCTTCCTGCGCAGCCACGACGCCTCGCCCTATTTCTGGGCCGATGTCTTCTTCGGCCCCCACAAGGACGAGATGCACGTCATCGACAAGGACACGCTGGAGATCGTCAAGACGCTCCGACCGGCGCCCGGCAAGACCGTCGCCCATGTCGAGTTCACGAAGGACGGCGCCTATGCGCTCGTCTCGATCTGGGAGGATGACGGCGCGGTCATCGTCTACGACGCGAAGACGCTCGAAGAGGTAAAGCGGCTTCCGATGAAGAAACCCTCGGGGAAGTACAATGTCTGGAACAAGATCACCTTCGAGGACGGAACCTCCCACTGA